The following are encoded together in the Hoplias malabaricus isolate fHopMal1 chromosome 3, fHopMal1.hap1, whole genome shotgun sequence genome:
- the pgp gene encoding glycerol-3-phosphate phosphatase — MAASKCTRLSGALVAPLLESVDSVLFDCDGVIWRGDQAVPGAPEVVNSLKKSGKKVFFVTNNSTKTRRMYADKLARLGFDAREEEVFGTAYCSAVYIRTVCALQGKVYLIGSPAMRQELEAMGITQLGVGPDPVIGGQSDWANVPLDSEVGAVLVGFDEHFSYMKLNRALQYLCDPQCQFVGTNTDTRLPLEGGKAVPGTGCLLKAVETAAQRKAQVVGKPSNFMFECVANQFNLEPSRCLMVGDRLDTDIMLGSNCGLKTLLTLTGVSTLADAEAHQRSSCPERQKMVPDYYVDSIAEILPALQG; from the exons ATGGCGGCGTCTAAATGCACACGGTTGAGCGGCGCGCTTGTGGCTCCATTACTGGAGTCGGTGGACAGCGTGCTGTTCGACTGCGATGGTGTGATATGGAGAGGGGACCAGGCCGTCCCCGGAGCCCCGGAGGTCGTTAACTCTCTTAAGAAAAGCGGCAAAAAGGTGTTCTTTGTCACCAACAACAGCACCAAGACCCGCCGCATGTACGCGGACAAATTGGCCCGCCTGGGCTTCGACGCGCGCGAGGAAGAGGTGTTCGGCACTGCATACTGCTCGGCCGTTTACATCCGCACTGTCTGCGCGCTCCAGGGTAAAGTTTATCTCATCGGGAGTCCCGCCATGAGGCAGGAGCTTGAGGCCATGGGCATTACGCAGCTTGGCGTGGGTCCTGACCCGGTGATTGGAGGTCAGAGCGACTGGGCAAACGTCCCACTGGACTCCGAGGTCGGAGCCGTTCTGGTGGGCTTTGACGAGCATTTCAGCTACATGAAGCTTAACCGAGCTCTGCAGTACCTCTGCGACCCCCAGTGCCAGTTCGTGGGCACCAACACTGACACCAGGCTGCCCCTGGAAGGAGGAAAAGCTGTGCCAG GGACGGGCTGTCTCCTGAAAGCCGTGGAGACTGCAGCACAGCGAAAGGCTCAGGTGGTGGGGAAGCCCAGCAACTTCATGTTCGAATGTGTGGCCAACCAGTTTAACTTGGAACCAAGCAGGTGTCTTATGGTTGGTGACAGGCTGGACACAGACATTATGTTGGGCTCCAACTGTGGCCTGAAGACTCTGCTGACCTTGACAGGTGTCTCTACTTTAGCTGATGCTGAGGCTCACCAAAGGAGTAGCTGTCCAGAACGTCAAAAAATGGTGCCTGACTATTATGTTGATAGCATAGCAGAGATTTTACCTGCCCTACAAGGATAA
- the mlst8 gene encoding target of rapamycin complex subunit lst8, with protein MNVNQGTVGSDPVILATAGYDHTVRFWQAHSGICTRTVQHQDSQVNSLEVTPDRSMIAAAGYQHIRMYDLNSNNPNPVINYDGVSKNITSVGFHEDGRWMYTGGEDCMARIWDLRSRNLQCQRIFQVNAPINCVCLHPNQAELFVGDQSGVIHIWDLKTDHNEQLIPEPEVSVNSVHIDPDASYMAAVNSSGNCYVWNLAGGIGDEVTQLIPKTKIPAHKRYSLRCKFSPDSTLLATCSADQTCKIWRTSNFSLMTELSIKSNNPGETSRGWMWDCAFSGDSQYIVTASSDNLARLWCVETGEIKREYSGHQKAVVCLAFNDSVLG; from the exons ATGAACGTTAACCAAGGCACGGTCGGCAGTGATCCAGTGATCCTGGCCACCGCTGGATATGACCACACAGTGCGATTCTGGCAAGCACACAGTGGGATATGCACAAGAACTGTCCAGCATCAGGATTCT CAGGTTAATTCTCTTGAAGTTACTCCTGACAGAAGCATGATTGCAGCAGCTG GTTATCAGCATATACGAATGTATGATCTTAATTCAAACAATCCAAACCCAGTAATTAATTATGATGGTGTTAGCAAAAACATTACATCAGTTGGCTTCCATGAGGATGGGAGATGGATGTACACTGGAGGGGAGGACTGCATGGCACGTATATGGGATCTCAG GTCAAGAAATCTCCAGTGTCAAAGAATTTTCCAGGTCAATGCTCCTATAAATTGTGTGTGTCTCCATCCCAACCAA GCTGAATTATTTGTTGGGGACCAGAGTGGTGTGATCCACATATGGGATCTTAAAACGGATCACAATGAGCAGCTCATTCCAGAACCAGAGGTGTCTGTAAACTCTGTGCACATTGATCCTGATGCCAGCTACATGGCAGCTGTCAATAGTTCG ggcaactgcTATGTCTGGAATTTGGCAGGCGGAATTGGTGATGAGGTGACGCAgctcattcccaagacaaaaaTTCCTGCACACAAACGTTATTCTTTACGCTGTAAATTTAGTCCAGACTCAAC ATTGCTGGCCACTTGTTCTGCTGACCAGACTTGTAAGATCTGGAGGACCTCAAATTTCTCACTGATGACAGAGTTGAGCATTAAAAGCAACAACCCTGGAGAAACTTCTCGTGGTTGGATGTGGGACTGTGCCTTCTCTGGGGACTCGCAGTATATTGTCACAG CTTCTTCAGATAACCTGGCACGCCTGTGGTGTGTGGAGACAGGGGAAATCAAGCGAGAGTACAGTGGCCATCAGAAGGCTGTTGTGTGTTTGGCTTTCAATGACAGTGTGCTTGGTTGA
- the zdhhc4 gene encoding palmitoyltransferase ZDHHC4 isoform X3 has protein sequence MDFLTLFSIYVLVVLTCIALVCKYSGQQQTPFGRVYNTFSQVVSPWIPQCVQNICYRAVHRLFHQRSNFFIYLHIILEIAVYAEYSYEIFSFCLEMDTTMVNVCIPYVLLAIKTYIFYLCCSRDPGTLTKNNHAAQQNVYKYDEKLFQEGTVCPTCQFVKPARSKHCRVCNRCVQRFDHHCIWVNNCIGAQNTGYFLLYLLCVCAMAGDIAVLTADMLFHVVVRAGLMHAQYIDADGQQQPSGLLFVTQQLFLTFPRIVFMLGFLVFVFFLLAGYSMFHFYLALINQTSNEWFKRKVHTCQHCHPGHNCPTSYNPIRGYYHRGILKNLGEIFWPCPSPKKDN, from the exons ATGGACTTTCTGACTCTTTTCTCCATCTACGTACTGGTTGTGCTGACCTGTATTGCTTTGGTTTGTAAGTACTCAGGGCAGCAGCAGACTCCTTTTGGTCGGGTCTACAACACCTTCTCTCAG GTAGTTTCTCCCTGGATTCCACAATGTGTTCAGAATATTTGCTACAGGGCTGTACACAGGCTGTTTCACCAGAG AAGCAACTTTTTCATTTACTTGCACATCATACTTGAGATTGCTGTGTATGCAGAATACTCCTATGAGATCTTTAGTTTCTGTCTGGAAATGGACACCACCATGGTCAATGTGTGCATTCCATATGTCCTCCTGGCAATAAAGACTTACATCTTCTACCTCTGTTGCAGTAGAGATCCTG GAACACTGACAAAGAATAACCATGCAGCTCAGCAGAATGTGTACAAATATGATGAGAAATTGTTTCAAGAAGGAACTGTTTGTCCAACATGTCAGTTTGTGAAACCAGCCAGATCTAAACACTGTC GAGTCTGCAATCGATGCGTCCAGAGATTCGACCACCATTGTATCTGGGTGAATAACTGCATCGGTGCTCAGAACACTGGATACTTCCTTCTGTAcctactctgtgtgtgtgccatgGCTGGTGATATCGCAGTGCTGACAGCAGACATGTTGTTTCATGTTGTTGTGCGAGCTGGCCTCATGCATGCGCAGTACATCGATGCGGATGGGCAGCAGCAGCCTTCAGGGCTTCTGTTTGTCACACAG CAACTCTTCTTGACTTTTCCCAGGATAGTTTTCATGCTCGGTTTCCTAGTATTTGTTTTCTTCCTCTTGGCGGGATATTCCATGTTTCACTTTTACCTGGCTCTGATCAATCAGACCTCCAATGAATGGTTTAAAAGGAAAGTTCATACATGCCAACATTGCCACCCTGGACACAACTGCCCTACCTCCTACAATCCAATAAGAGGATACTATCACAGGGGAATCCTCAAAAATCTGGGAGAAATATTTTGGCCATGCCCCAGTCCGAAGAAAGACAATTAA
- the zdhhc4 gene encoding palmitoyltransferase ZDHHC4 isoform X2 yields the protein MFLYCGSEMDFLTLFSIYVLVVLTCIALVCKYSGQQQTPFGRVYNTFSQVVSPWIPQCVQNICYRAVHRLFHQRSNFFIYLHIILEIAVYAEYSYEIFSFCLEMDTTMVNVCIPYVLLAIKTYIFYLCCSRDPGTLTKNNHAAQQNVYKYDEKLFQEGTVCPTCQFVKPARSKHCRVCNRCVQRFDHHCIWVNNCIGAQNTGYFLLYLLCVCAMAGDIAVLTADMLFHVVVRAGLMHAQYIDADGQQQPSGLLFVTQQLFLTFPRIVFMLGFLVFVFFLLAGYSMFHFYLALINQTSNEWFKRKVHTCQHCHPGHNCPTSYNPIRGYYHRGILKNLGEIFWPCPSPKKDN from the exons ATGTTTTTG tatTGTGGGTCAGAAATGGACTTTCTGACTCTTTTCTCCATCTACGTACTGGTTGTGCTGACCTGTATTGCTTTGGTTTGTAAGTACTCAGGGCAGCAGCAGACTCCTTTTGGTCGGGTCTACAACACCTTCTCTCAG GTAGTTTCTCCCTGGATTCCACAATGTGTTCAGAATATTTGCTACAGGGCTGTACACAGGCTGTTTCACCAGAG AAGCAACTTTTTCATTTACTTGCACATCATACTTGAGATTGCTGTGTATGCAGAATACTCCTATGAGATCTTTAGTTTCTGTCTGGAAATGGACACCACCATGGTCAATGTGTGCATTCCATATGTCCTCCTGGCAATAAAGACTTACATCTTCTACCTCTGTTGCAGTAGAGATCCTG GAACACTGACAAAGAATAACCATGCAGCTCAGCAGAATGTGTACAAATATGATGAGAAATTGTTTCAAGAAGGAACTGTTTGTCCAACATGTCAGTTTGTGAAACCAGCCAGATCTAAACACTGTC GAGTCTGCAATCGATGCGTCCAGAGATTCGACCACCATTGTATCTGGGTGAATAACTGCATCGGTGCTCAGAACACTGGATACTTCCTTCTGTAcctactctgtgtgtgtgccatgGCTGGTGATATCGCAGTGCTGACAGCAGACATGTTGTTTCATGTTGTTGTGCGAGCTGGCCTCATGCATGCGCAGTACATCGATGCGGATGGGCAGCAGCAGCCTTCAGGGCTTCTGTTTGTCACACAG CAACTCTTCTTGACTTTTCCCAGGATAGTTTTCATGCTCGGTTTCCTAGTATTTGTTTTCTTCCTCTTGGCGGGATATTCCATGTTTCACTTTTACCTGGCTCTGATCAATCAGACCTCCAATGAATGGTTTAAAAGGAAAGTTCATACATGCCAACATTGCCACCCTGGACACAACTGCCCTACCTCCTACAATCCAATAAGAGGATACTATCACAGGGGAATCCTCAAAAATCTGGGAGAAATATTTTGGCCATGCCCCAGTCCGAAGAAAGACAATTAA
- the zdhhc4 gene encoding palmitoyltransferase ZDHHC4 isoform X1 — MVILLKMLYFFPVFSSYCGSEMDFLTLFSIYVLVVLTCIALVCKYSGQQQTPFGRVYNTFSQVVSPWIPQCVQNICYRAVHRLFHQRSNFFIYLHIILEIAVYAEYSYEIFSFCLEMDTTMVNVCIPYVLLAIKTYIFYLCCSRDPGTLTKNNHAAQQNVYKYDEKLFQEGTVCPTCQFVKPARSKHCRVCNRCVQRFDHHCIWVNNCIGAQNTGYFLLYLLCVCAMAGDIAVLTADMLFHVVVRAGLMHAQYIDADGQQQPSGLLFVTQQLFLTFPRIVFMLGFLVFVFFLLAGYSMFHFYLALINQTSNEWFKRKVHTCQHCHPGHNCPTSYNPIRGYYHRGILKNLGEIFWPCPSPKKDN, encoded by the exons ATGGTTATTCTGTTAAAAATGCTCTACTTTTTTCCAGTCTTCAGCTCG tatTGTGGGTCAGAAATGGACTTTCTGACTCTTTTCTCCATCTACGTACTGGTTGTGCTGACCTGTATTGCTTTGGTTTGTAAGTACTCAGGGCAGCAGCAGACTCCTTTTGGTCGGGTCTACAACACCTTCTCTCAG GTAGTTTCTCCCTGGATTCCACAATGTGTTCAGAATATTTGCTACAGGGCTGTACACAGGCTGTTTCACCAGAG AAGCAACTTTTTCATTTACTTGCACATCATACTTGAGATTGCTGTGTATGCAGAATACTCCTATGAGATCTTTAGTTTCTGTCTGGAAATGGACACCACCATGGTCAATGTGTGCATTCCATATGTCCTCCTGGCAATAAAGACTTACATCTTCTACCTCTGTTGCAGTAGAGATCCTG GAACACTGACAAAGAATAACCATGCAGCTCAGCAGAATGTGTACAAATATGATGAGAAATTGTTTCAAGAAGGAACTGTTTGTCCAACATGTCAGTTTGTGAAACCAGCCAGATCTAAACACTGTC GAGTCTGCAATCGATGCGTCCAGAGATTCGACCACCATTGTATCTGGGTGAATAACTGCATCGGTGCTCAGAACACTGGATACTTCCTTCTGTAcctactctgtgtgtgtgccatgGCTGGTGATATCGCAGTGCTGACAGCAGACATGTTGTTTCATGTTGTTGTGCGAGCTGGCCTCATGCATGCGCAGTACATCGATGCGGATGGGCAGCAGCAGCCTTCAGGGCTTCTGTTTGTCACACAG CAACTCTTCTTGACTTTTCCCAGGATAGTTTTCATGCTCGGTTTCCTAGTATTTGTTTTCTTCCTCTTGGCGGGATATTCCATGTTTCACTTTTACCTGGCTCTGATCAATCAGACCTCCAATGAATGGTTTAAAAGGAAAGTTCATACATGCCAACATTGCCACCCTGGACACAACTGCCCTACCTCCTACAATCCAATAAGAGGATACTATCACAGGGGAATCCTCAAAAATCTGGGAGAAATATTTTGGCCATGCCCCAGTCCGAAGAAAGACAATTAA
- the meiob gene encoding meiosis-specific with OB domain-containing protein, which produces MAYDSLQNCVPLSDLSPNITHPNVVGVIIGKTDARGFPDRRNVGSERFTFGFTIKDTPDHFINVSAWGKEEYVLGLCSRFKVGDCVVIENPLVVIKDPEKEDRFCPSTPSFYRLLVTESHSAIRMCSDLETETRLLPLFHIPVKDSRDFYSLGDITANGQSLDGNFINILAAVRSIGESRHFTTSDGRNGQRLEIKLFDNTLATFPLICWDQETIQLLQTLTPQETVLFIVDARISFDSFRNSMVSTATSKTIITINPDTAEANQLFSYARELSEFGQLDEQDIEMREDLPLESITDVLTVKQIKAKAQENSNIFHCVIYAFITTLGLDSSISRIICSRCARCKFYIYEDIGTCTNTSCPNQGQPHETTVEFNLWVDISDHTGTLKACSLSGTVAEKSLGCTSEEFMCLSEQQRITMKWRFLLERCKIYLKVFPSTKYVRGIRANILSCTHADPVEVKQSMSAIIN; this is translated from the exons AATGTGGTTGGGGTTATAATTGGAAAGACTGATGCACGAGGATTTCCAGACAGAAGAA ATGTAGGGAGTGAACGATTTACTTTCGGCTTCACTATTAAAGACACCCCAGATCATTTCATcaatgtgtctgcatggggCAAAGAGGAATATGTTCTTGGACTTTGCAGCCGGTTCAAAGTTGGAGATTGTG TGGTGATTGAAAACCCCCTTGTTGTTATCAAAGATCCAGAAAAAGAAGACAGATTCTGTCCTTCAACCCCAAG TTTCTACAGATTGTTGGTGACAGAAAGTCATTCAGCCATAAGGATGTGTTCAGACCTAGAAACAGAAACCAGGCTCCTGCCCCTATTCCACATTCCAGTAAAGGACTCTAGGGACTTTTACTCATTAGGTGACATTACTGCAAATGGACAAAGCCTGGATGGAAACTTCATTAACATTCTCGCTGCTGTGAGATCT ATTGGAGAGTCGAGGCACTTCACTACGTCAGATGGACGCAATGGGCAGAGGCTCGAGATTAAGCTCTTTGATAATACTTTGGCAACATTCCCTTTAATATG CTGGGACCAAGAGACAATTCAGCTTTTACAAACACTGACACCACAAGAAACAG TGCTCTTTATAGTGGATGCTCGCATTAGCTTTGATAGTTTTCGTAACAGCATGGTATCAACAGCTACATCAAAAACAATTATTACCATAAATCCTG ataCAGCTGAAGCCAACCAGCTATTCAGTTATGCAAGAGAATTATCAGAATTTGGACAATTAGATGAGCAAGACATAGAAATGAGAGAAGATCTTCCTT tggaaTCAATTACTGATGTGCTGACAGTAAAACAAATTAAAGCTAAGGCCCAAGAAAACTCTAATATCTTCCATTGTGTCATTTATGCATTCATCACAACTCTTGGATTAGATTCCTCCATTTCCAGAATCATTTGCAGCAGGTG TGCCAGAtgcaaattttacatttatgagGACATTGGAACTTGCACTAACACATCATGTCCAAATCAAGGACAACCACATGAAACCACTGTAGAATTTAATCTGTGGGTGGACATCAGTGATCACACTGGCACTCTGAAAGCCTGCAGTCTTTCAGGCACCGTTGCGGAGAAATCACTAGGATGCACA TCTGAGGAGTTCATGTGTCTCTCAGAGCAACAGCGAATTACTATGAAGTGGAGGTTTCTTCTGGAAAGGTGCAAAATTTATCTCAAG GTTTTTCCGTCTACCAAATATGTCCGTGGCATTAGGGCAAATATCCTTTCTTGTACTCATGCTGATCCAGTGGAAGTGAAGCAGAGTATGTCTGCCATAATCAACTGA
- the bricd5 gene encoding BRICHOS domain-containing protein 5 produces the protein MVRCWKRSETCSEDPRCMLCGPIGSSRFPHRVFWGSVTAILLIIIIALLINGKLALQPEIQSTFQDVRIAVPDHLAALINQSALVDRPNNTVTYYISQTNHTSTVLFDMKHGIICYKPDKKETCFLRQMETADYENMHILFNESQQQVSQVWLVGNKTQRHTEFLGVLEGSRVEASTLQEPLQALCQQGPVYWTRRADGPKERLIYFCIDICFPSNICVSVCFYYLPE, from the exons ATGGTGAGGTGCTGGAAACGCTCAGAAACTTGTTCGGAGGATCCAAGATGCATG CTTTGTGGCCCTATAGGCTCCTCCAGGTTTCCTCACCGAGTGTTCTGGGGCAGCGTCACTGCCATACTGCTCATCATTATCATTGCACTCCTCATCAATGGAAAGTTAGCTCTCCAACCAGAAATACAg TCTACATTTCAGGATGTCAGAATTGCAGTTCCTGACCACCTTGCAGCTTTGATCAATCAGTCGGCGTTGGTGGACAGGCCTAACAACACAGTGACATATTATATCTCGCAAACCAACCACACCTCTACAGTACTCTTTGACATGAAACAT GGGATAATATGTTACAAGCCGGATAAAAAGGAAACTTGCTTCCTTCGCCAAATGGAGACGGCGGATTATGAAAACATGCACATTCTCTTCAATGAGTCACAGCAACAG GTGAGTCAGGTCTGGCTGGTGGGAAACAAGACTCAGAGACACACTGAGTTTCTGGGAGTTTTGGAAGGTAGTCGTGTGGAAGCCTCGACACTCCAGGAGCCACTGCAGGCCCTCTGTCAGCAGGGCCCAGTCTACTGGACACGGAGAGCTGATG GTCCCAAAGAAAGATTAATTTACTTCTGCATCGACATCTGCTTCCCCAGCAacatttgtgtgtctgtgtgtttctacTACTTGCCAGAATGA